In one Fundulus heteroclitus isolate FHET01 chromosome 3, MU-UCD_Fhet_4.1, whole genome shotgun sequence genomic region, the following are encoded:
- the LOC118560604 gene encoding uncharacterized protein LOC118560604, translating to MREAVKQRAMQSSPEDHRESNPVAMAAAKHQQDAEAPPTQSNPAEQEEEADTPEAAAAPAARTAEPPPGLALTPPPEKEAGVHSQTESRDNAGKADTEPTAKPRSAAPEPVADTKTSPGDDGQKEKKQAKRAGDGRKYVLSKKAMIDPLKMDMTKPVVMPLTSSQLSLHCIECHIIFSDHKSKERHMKQSHPAEYEQCILRNSLFACYVCDRHFTNSAELMAHQKAHPDKKPFKCPICDLAFKRSSELTNHKKIHFGEDGYACNECGKPCKTLTLLKYHQRTHSGEMPFVCKDCGERFSLPNVLMKHIKSHSSEGAEGGGAGTESKATKKKKENDGASPKVYLCSVCKAPFKSPKTRLHHMKTKHKLAAVANPLRAGLQGKQSVPIITPISISQPALLQVEANGRLQKVDANIDTEQIRKLIERMGNVQKVNQVVILGQVPPHAPPLEVQQVSEPAGMVHLNLGPPQIDFIGLKPAESKTVQLDPSVNPMEQTIILEPITPEGQLENPSFSDLGSHVAGGEHVELTLIPAEVPERLEGEATSHQSLQQPGISPSVCHNDVADLKENLEQTVILELTPALIPAEELEQSQPEPQSEVASSALVQSTEQETPDQAAGHNVEDPKEANVPAPPLTSTVESILTPSHPEKQVPSSGPSPPPERLTSAPSESEATSKGNIDAEQVGLDQMAVINEPTKENDVHDLCEKCPTEDKSSRSEGPGAKEEALAKLEPKEDQQRSELPVSVMSAQELVKVRKRKPARTFFFQGYMHDLVGSIYKDDFQIDAKPAKRQRTKKSCLVVKFGPQNKDKKCKKQKKPEQERQPIQDSLIKNKTPVKKSPEKVQKVPTPKKTGKGKKEKTENMLPVSDIKSPSSHSPPVKQVKEDAKKTKVKKQKETKADEVHIREEKPVDSPVLKKKKAGKKIAKRPD from the exons ATGCGAGAAGCTGTGAAGCAGAGAGCCATGCAGAGTTCACCGGAGGATCACAGGGAATCAAACCCTGTGGCCATGGCGGCCGCAAAGCATCAACAGGACGCCGAGGCTCCGCCGACGCAAAGCAACCCAGCTGAGCAAGAGGAGGAGGCGGACACGCcggaggctgctgctgctccggCTGCCCGCACCGCCGAGCCTCCTCCGGGTCTGGCCCTGACTCCTCCACCCGAGAAGGAAGCCGGCGTCCATTCCCAGACGGAGTCCCGGGACAACGCTGGGAAGGCGGACACGGAGCCCACGGCAAAGCCCCGAAGTGCCGCGCCGGAGCCGGTTGCTGACACCAAGACTAGCCCCGGAGACGATGggcagaaagagaagaaacaaGCGAAACGCGCTGGTGATGGTAGGAAATACGTGCTTTCCAAGAAGGCCATGATAGATCCTCTGAAGATGGACATGACAAAGCCAGTGGTCATGCCTCTCACAT CATCGCAGCTCTCTCTGCACTGCATAGAATGCCACATAATCTTCAGCGATCACAAGAGCAAAGAACGGCACATGAAGCAGAGCCACCCCGCTGAGTACGAGCAGTGCATCCTGAGGAACTCGCTGTTTGCCTGTTACGTTTGCGACCGCCACTTCACAAACTCGGCGGAGCTCATGGCCCACCAGAAAGCCCACCCGGACAAGAAACCCTTCAAGTGTCCCATCTGCGATCTGGCCTTTAAGAGGTCGTCCGAGCTCACGAATCACAAAAAGATTCACTTTGGCGAGGACGGCTATGCCTGCAACGAGTGCGGCAAGCCTTGTAAGACTCTGACGCTGTTGAAGTACCACCAGCGCACGCACTCGGGAGAGATGCCTTTCGTTTGCAAGGATTGCGGGGAAAGGTTCTCCTTACCCAACGTTCTGATGAAGCACATCAAATCCCATTCATCCGAGGGCGCTGAAGGAGGCGGAGCGGGCACAGAATCcaaagcaacaaagaaaaagaaagaaaacgatG gTGCTTCTCCCAAAGTTTACCTCTGTTCTGTGTGCAAGGCGCCTTTCAAGAGTCCCAAAACGCGGCTGCATCACATGAAAACAAAGCACAAGCTGGCCGCGGTCGCTAACCCGCTGCGAGCCGGGCTGCAGGGGAAACAAAGCGTCCCTATTATTACTCCAATATCTATTTCTCAACCGGCGCTGTTGCAAGTGGAGGCCAACGGACGTCTGCAGAAGGTCGACGCCAACATTGACACGGAGCAGATTCGGAAGCTTATCGAGAGGATGGGAAACGTGCAGAAGGTGAACCAAGTTGTCATTCTGGGGCAGGTGCCGCCGCATGCCCCGCCGCTGGAGGTGCAGCAGGTGTCAGAACCAGCGGGAATGGTTCATCTGAATCTGGGTCCACCGCAGATAGATTTTATAGGGCTAAAACCGGCAGAATCTAAGACGGTCCAGCTGGACCCTTCGGTCAACCCGATGGAGCAAACTATCATACTGGAGCCTATAACACCAGAGGGGCAGCTGGAGAACCCCTCCTTCTCAGATCTAGGCTCCCATGTAGCTGGAGGAGAACACGTAGAGCTGACGCTCATTCCAGCTGAAGTACCCGAACGACTCGAAGGAGAAGCGACGTCGCATCAGAGCCTTCAACAGCCTGGGATTAGTCCCAGTGTTTGTCATAATGACGTAGCTGATCTCAAGGAAAACCTTGAGCAAACTGTCATATTAGAGCTCACCCCCGCTTTAATTCCTGccgaggagctggagcagtCTCAGCCGGAACCACAAAGTGAGGTTGCTTCCTCTGCTTTGGTTCAAAGCACAGAGCAGGAAACACCTGATCAGGCTGCAGGTCATAATGTGGAAGATCCCAAAGAAGCCAATGTGCCGGCCCCACCGCTCACATCCACGGTTGAGTCGATACTCACACCGTCACACCCAGAGAAACAAGTCCCATCTTCTGGCCCTTCGCCGCCGCCAGAAAGGCTCACTTCAGCTCCAAGCGAATCTGAAGCTACCTCCAAGGGAAACATTGATGCAGAACAAGTAGGTCTAGATCAGATGGCGGTGATCAATGAACCGACCAAAGAAAACGACGTACATGATCTTTGTGAAAAATGTCCGACAGAAGACAAGAGCAGCCGGTCTGAAGGCCCTGGTGCTAAAGAAGAAGCTCTGGCTAAATTGGAGCCTAAAGAGGATCAGCAACGCTCTGAGTTACCTGTGAGCGTAATGTCAGCCCAAGAGTTGGTCAAGGTGCGGAAAAGAAAACCAGCCCGGACGTTCTTTTTCCAAGGATACATGCACGACCTGGTCGGATCCATATACAAGGACGACTTTCAGATCGACGCCAAGCCGGCCAAGCGCCAGCGGACCAAGAAGTCTTGCCTCGTCGTCAAGTTCGGTCCGCAAAACAAGGACAAGAAATGCAAGAAACAGAAGAAGCCGGAGCAAGAACGTCAGCCGATACAggacagtttaataaaaaataaaacgccTGTGAAGAAATCCCCTGAGAAAGTACAGAAAGTACCAACGCCCAAGAAGACAGGAAAGGGGAAAAAGGAGAAGACGGAGAACATGCTACCAGTGAGTGACATAAAATCACCTTCAAGTCACAGTCCGCCGGTGAAACAGGTCAAAGAAGATGCAAAAAAGACTAAAGtgaaaaagcagaaagaaacCAAGGCAGACGAAGTGCATatcagggaggaaaaacctgtAGACTCGCCTgtgcttaaaaagaaaaaggctggGAAGAAAATTGCAAAAAGACCAGACTAA
- the LOC105932503 gene encoding flocculation protein FLO11 produces the protein MSKGQNVKKTEATDSNINQDSLLLLKGHKQPQLKVYKLDTMKASGPTQEDSPQDSQSTEGLPAAGKKKGGRTQKNQKGLSLLSSLQVTRQQPPTAPAKPKTTRKRKAPPNVETEGVITSKRALECKDCGERFSEVASLQKHKTTAHVIESPGLTYTNGNVFEGVSGFDLYRLPKEHMGVVRVLNAPTDWDTEPDMGEMALEDPDRGVSFPALIPSPSLQIPPQEVGTSTHEHRSDSKTGTKDHFGASCEPQSSPDVPKDTEARPNVTAEASSETVTSDSREPAAPDEDKQEDVAKNQDEDVKEDLLLEVDLVTVGEQQEERADPVPQNEPSRVYASESEIPGKDSVPVSSETREVSLASQTASCSAHRMDVKEEEEETLVQKRKDEANEAAAAGQSRRAAILNRDWMSSASSGVELEHEPEECQIVYEKPLSSDLEAADRGISTERQTFPVFKIIRGTPPAAPSPPARADVAGSSEEAVASEPGSLNSIGPQGREERESDRSPGIILERVLTSSQRATSDGEADVATGSRRRPEALGRIAENEAQAHRGQDIKVEENSSDPVFACQSRQRASVQPKPHQDIRSVLVKEESNSVANETQGAPESRHMRWNVEPVSSENPNIPPTENGETAKDCRLPPDFNSNQCIFYPVKVEEREVLLGASHTSTGSSSPDGSGNAEPSDLQSADCNAHERRSSPASYQESPVAGLLSEQSVGDLTDGQAASDSELQHPSDLRDFLLQSSDEEDPSSFELSEPQLDNEAEIIAYFNQNQASSTQPPRQPSSKSLPNSESHPPAPHVDNSTAKPVDYFSEYFSWDTWGEIASCTNEASRRPNPVTGREVARFVGIHIAMGTLKFPSARLYWEDVTKVPLIAEAMPLSRFLELSRVLKLASSNDPRENVPGQQPGGTQRSVASERGGRRCSADPNGSQTQADPLGKVRPLLSRFNAGCRSLRQRGDYAVDQYPLALTGKLHDNRPSLHCTTLMGLTGLIAHADLELDPSETRNAMEETVPEGSTLFLCKQELSTPATLERLSAAGIHGAGRVGGARGQVGDEFVSSDGKLMLRRTHCGFLLSTAGNGQRNMLSLIDSFEKAQISARLVRDLQNLYSSPLTVSSPAAWPQAVLWHLADVALVNSWLLYRRDHGAASAPLTLMAFRLEVSKALILSSGSDAQDSIPPQPPEENAHRATSEAPSPVLLGESPLPDAATRYDGSGHWPEQLAEGEGGRCRFGDCQRTSRVLCLKCCVFLCISRNHNCFLNFHNQESLGKEQ, from the exons ATGTCAAAAGGACAAAACGTCAAAAAGACAGAAGCCACCGATTCAAACATTAATCAAGACTCTCTTCTTTTACTGAAAGGTCACAAGCAGCCGCAGTTAAAAGTGTACAAGTTAGACACTATGAAGGCATCAGGCCCGACTCAAGAGGATTCACCCCAGGACTCCCAGTCCACGGAGGGCCTCCCTGCCGCTGGGAAGAAGAAAGGCGGAAGAACCCAGAAAAACCAGAAGGGTCTTTCCCTGTTGTCGTCGCTACAAGTTACACGCCAGCAGCCGCCGACGGCGCCCGCCAAGCCGAAGACCACCAGAAAGCGCAAGGCGCCTCCGAATGTTGAAACCGAGGGCGTGATAACGTCAAAGCGCGCCCTGGAGTGTAAGGACTGCGGGGAGAGGTTCAGCGAAGTGGCATCGCTCCAAAAGCACAAGACGACGGCACACGTCATCGAGAGTCCTGGCCTCACGTACACCAATGGGAACGTCTTTGAGGGCGTCTCTGGTTTCGATCTTTACCGGCTTCCCAAAGAGCACATGGGGGTTgtgagggtgttgaacgctcCCACAGACTGGGATACGGAGCCTGATATGGGGGAGATGGCGTTGGAAGACCCCGATCGAGGCGTCTCCTTTCCAGCGTTGATCCCCTCTCCGTCCCTACAAATCCCTCCTCAGGAAGTTGGCACGAGTACCCATGAGCACCGGAGTGACAGTAAAACTGGGACCAAAGACCACTTTGGTGCCTCCTGCGAGCCTCAGTCGTCACCTGACGTACCAAAAGACACGGAGGCTCGGCCCAACGTGACAGCTGAAGCCTCATCAGAGACAGTCACCTCGGACAGCAGAGAGCCTGCGGCACCGGATGAGGACAAGCAAGAAGATGTCGCCAAGAACCAAGATGAGGATGTCAAGGAGGATTTGCTTCTAGAGGTAGATTTGGTCACCGttggagagcagcaggaggagagagCGGACCCTGTTCCACAAAACGAACCCAGCAGAGTCTACGCGTCTGAGAGTGAAATCCCTGGCAAGGACTCCGTGCCAGTGAGCAGCGAGACAAGAGAAGTTAGCCTAGCCTCTCAGACTGCGTCGTGTTCTGCCCATCGAATGGATGtcaaagaagaggaggaggaaacccTGGTCCAGAAGAGGAAAGACGAGGCCAATGAAGCTGCTGCGGCAGGTCAGAGCAGAAGAGCAGCGATCCTCAACAGGGACTGGATGTCCAGCGCGAGTTCAGGAGTGGAGCTCGAGCACGAACCCGAGGAGTGCCAGATAGTTTACGAAAAACCGCTTTCCTCTGATCTAGAAGCAGCTGACCGCGGGATCAGCACAGAGAGGCAGACCTTCCCCGTGTTCAAGATCATCAGAGGTACGCCGCCGGCGGCGCCTTCGCCTCCCGCCCGCGCGGACGTCGCAGGATCCTCTGAAGAAGCGGTTGCGTCGGAGCCAGGCTCCCTTAACTCCATCGGGCCGCAGGGCAGGGAGGAAAGGGAAAGTGACCGGTCTCCAGGCATCATCCTGGAGAGGGTCCTTACCTCCAGTCAGAGAGCAACGTCTGACGGGGAGGCAGACGTAGCAACGGGAAGCAGACGACGACCAGAG GCTTTGGGCAGGATTGCAGAGAACGAGGCTCAGGCTCACAGAGGCCAGGACATCAAAGTGGAAGAGAACAGCTCAGATCCTGTGTTCGCCTGTCAAAGCAGACAGAGAGCCAGTGTGCAGCCAAAGCCTCATCAGGATATAAGAAGCGTCCTGGTGAAAGAAGAAAGCAACTCGGTGGCGAACGAGACCCAGGGCGCCCCAGAGAGCAGACACATGCGGTGGAACGTGGAACCCGTAAGCAGTGAAAACCCAAATATCCCAC CTACGGAGAACGGGGAAACAGCGAAGGACTGTCGTCTCCCTCCGGACTTCAACTCCAACCAGTGCATCTTCTACCCGGTGAAGGTGGAGGAGAGGGAGGTCCTACTGGGGGCCAGTCACACCAGCACAGGAAGTTCATCCcctgatgggtccggcaacgcAGAGCCCTCAGACCTTCAGAGTGCAGATTGTAATGCAC ATGAAAGAAGATCCTCTCCAGCGAGCTATCAGGAGTCGCCGGTCGCAGGTCTCCTGTCAGAGCAAAGTGTCGGGGACTTAACAGATGGACAGG CCGCGTCAGACTCCGAGTTGCAGCATCCATCGGATCTCCGGGACTTTCTCCTCCAGAGCTCCGACGAAGAAGACCCAAGTAGTTTTGAGTTATCTGAGCCTCAACTGGACAACGAAGCAGAAATCATAGCCTACTTTAACCAGAACCAAGCAAGCAGCACACAGCCGCCCCGTCAACCCTCTTCAAA gAGTTTGCCAAATTCAGAGAGTCATCCTCCAGCACCACACGTGGACAACAGCACAGCAAAGCCTGTGGATTATTTCTCTGAGTATTTTAGCTGGGATACATGGGGAGAAATTGCCAGTTGCACAAATGAAGCTTCCAGGCGGCCAAATCCCGTGACGGGCAGAGAGGTGGCACGCTTTGTTGGGATCCATATTGCAATGGGAACCTTAAAG TTTCCCAGCGCGAGGCTCTACTGGGAAGACGTAACGAAGGTGCCGTTGATCGCTGAAGCCATGCCGCTGAGCCGATTCCTCGAGCTGTCCCGCGTGCTGAAGCTCGCTTCTTCAAACGATCCCAGAGAAAATGTTCCAGGTCAGCAGCCGGGTGGTACCCAGCGAAGTGTAGCCTCTGAGCGCGGGGGCCGTCGGTGCTCGGCTGATCCGAACGGCTCCCAGACACAGGCGGATCCGCTGGGGAAGGTCCGTCCGTTGCTGTCCCGATTCAACGCCGGGTGCCGGTCGCTGAGGCAGCGGGGGGATTACGCCGTGGACCAGTACCCGCTGGCTCTGACCGGGAAGCTTCACGACAACAGGCCCTCGCTCCACTGCACCACGTTGATGGGGCTCACCGGCTTGATCGCGCACGCGGATCTCGAACTGGACCCTTCGGAGACGCGGAACGCGATGGAGGAGACGGTCCCCGAAGGGAGCACGCTGTTCCTCTGTAAACAGGAGCTCTCCACCCCGGCCACGCTGGAGCGCCTCTCAGCTGCCGGGATCCACGGCGCCGGCAGGGTGGGAGGAGCCCGGGGACAGGTCGGGGACGAGTTTGTGAGCTCCGACGGGAAGCTGATGCTGCGCCGCACGCACTGCGGCTTCCTGCTCTCCACCGCGGGCAACGGCCAGAGGAACATGCTGTCGCTCATCGACAGCTTCGAAAAGGCCCAGATATCCGCCCGCCTCGTTAGGGATTTGCAAAATCTGTACTCCTCCCCGCTGACGGTGTCTTCGCCGGCCGCATGGCCCCAGGCGGTCCTGTGGCACCTCGCGGACGTGGCCCTGGTGAACTCCTGGCTCCTGTACCGGCGGGACCACGGAGCGGCGTCCGCCCCTCTCACGCTGATGGCCTTCAGACTGGAGGTGTCCAAGGCTTTGATCCTCTCCAGCGGCTCCGACGCCCAGGACTCCATCCCCCCTCAGCCTCCCGAGGAGAACGCTCACCGCGCGACGAGCGAAGCCCCCAGCCCGGTGCTGCTGGGGGAGAGCCCCCTGCCGGACGCGGCGACGCGGTACGACGGCTCCGGCCACTGGCCCGAGCAGCTGGCGGAGGGAGAAGGAGGCAGGTGTCGCTTCGGCGACTGTCAGAGAACGTCGCGGGTGCTGTGCCTCAAGTGCTGCGTCTTTCTTTGTATCTCGCGCAACCACAACTGCTTTTTGAATTTTCATAATCAAGAGAGTCTGGGAAAGGAGCAGTGA